In a genomic window of Scheffersomyces stipitis CBS 6054 chromosome 4, complete sequence:
- the PRO3 gene encoding delta 1-pyrroline-5-carboxylate reductase (go_function pyrroline-5-carboxylate reductase activity~go_process proline biosynthesis): MTLKDYTITVLGCGVMGTAVSSAILKSKVEPFPAKLIACNTTEAAATLALETLNSPIVEHSFGLESNRKAVSQADVIILACKPFMYQTIYDEVKDSLTGKQLLISLLAGTTISELTIFTPYVAKVMTNTPARFGCGTAGISFSPEAEAKYEDLVLKLIGTVGEAFKIPEKNMDAATALIGSGPAFCLLMMESLIDGGVRMGLPFEVAKLSAAKVMEGTARMVLETGDHPAALKSMVCTPGGTTIGGLLKMEDAGVRAGIARGVEEAAVISASFAKKK; this comes from the coding sequence ATGACTTTGAAAGACTACACCATTACCGTTTTGGGCTGTGGAGTGATGGGCACGGCCGTTTCTTCAGCCATTCTCAAATCCAAGGTTGAACCCTTTCCAGCTAAGCTTATTGCCTGCAACACAACTGAAGCAGCAGCTACTTTGGCTCTAGAGACTTTGAACAGCCCCATCGTTGAGCATTCGTTCGGCTTGGAATCGAACAGAAAGGCTGTCTCCCAAGCCGACGTTATTATCCTTGCTTGTAAGCCATTCATGTACCAGACTATTTATGATGAGGTCAAGGACTCTTTGACTGGAAAACAGTTGCTCATTTCTTTATTGGCTGGAACTACTATCTCTGAATTGACAATTTTCACCCCCTATGTGGCCAAGGTTATGACCAACACCCCAGCGCGTTTCGGATGTGGTACTGCTGGTATTTCGTTTTCGCCAGAAGCTGAAGCTAAGTACGAAGacttggtgttgaagttgattggCACTGTTGGAGAGGCATTCAAGATCCCCGAAAAGAACATGGACGCCGCAACTGCGCTCATTGGCTCTGGTCCAGCCTTCTGTTTGTTAATGATGGAGTCTTTAATTGACGGAGGTGTTCGTATGGGCTTGCCATTCGAAGTAGCCAAGTTATCTGCTGCCAAGGTCATGGAAGGTACTGCCAGAATGGTTCTTGAAACTGGAGACCATCCTGCTGCATTGAAGAGTATGGTGTGTACACCTGGAGGAACTACCATCGGtggtttgttgaagatggaagaCGCAGGTGTCAGGGCAGGTATTGCCAGAGGtgtagaagaagctgcGGTGATCTCTGCTTCAtttgcaaagaagaagtaa
- the RBP2 gene encoding conserved hypothetical protein DNA-binding protein jumonji/RBP2/SMCY, contains JmjC domain (go_function DNA binding~go_process regulation of transcription, DNA-dependent) — MFDKSLLTPCPVLRPSEEEFGDPIGYLSRKDISALGAEYGIVKIVPPDSWKPPFMISDDFRFHTRLQKLSDLGLSTRCRKFFRDNINRFMKMRRKRPLRLYFRAIDPLVPTRFIKVYYYDLYVAVDNHGGYDKMTSESWSKVNSQFGVAADSNRIRDVYEANLLPYASYIDHNNFNYHFPQSDSEDEFDNCLICGKHDRPSRTLLCDNCDNPYHMDCLPTPLDDIPNGNWYCDKCVIGTGEYGFEEEVDVKYTIDEFENECEQFKQEFEEKYNRGEPLTVDTIEKRFWDFVEAQNSEIQVKYGADIHNLVPGQISGFPMENTPGINAKDSESQNYINHPFNLTRLPFAKGSLLNYINTSISGMTVPWIYVGSLLSTFCWHVEDHYTLSANYCHMGATKKWYGIPSSQANQFEKLMRESAPDLFKRQPDLLHQLVTLMSPMKLVENGIRCVYADQNPREMVITYPRVYHAGFNCGFNFNEAVNFTMNCWLEFGERSINDYSLIGKENVFNHYKLIENILKAFNKQRGSISREEIDVVKRSLLSFESYILKQNDLLSQIDKTKLVQEYIPKKFSPRKFEEEQAGIYSTDGDDEEDLCDLCKTHLSYQYCIVNNRNHNVPTVAATSSPSIAPASTTVIKQEPTEIRRITIQQLLTPDSSPYESKKTFEESTVDVGKLATSEAALSMSKLNETKTAETGDDEDDESKLCMMEQFDELINNAKRAASEELQNTESGQKRRHSRRLQELPKVQEIKKEKEGVQTVAKRRSSRPTGKMTGKMMAVQQRSEIKQLNEKDTIRLCLSCFIKTYENSDGKVPVPEESILHFESYPSQLKELVKSTKRNINELFL; from the exons ATGTTTGACAAGCTGTTACTAACTCCGTGTCCAGTTCTCCGTCCCtcggaagaagaatttggtGATCCCATCGGATACCTCTCTCGGAAGGACATAAGTGCACTTGGTGCTGAGTATGGTATTGTCAAAATTGTGCCTCCAGACTCGTGGAAGCCCCCATTTATGATTTCTGATGACTTTCGTTTCCACACAAGACTCCAGAAGCTCAGCGACTTGGGTTTGTCGACTCGGTGCCGCAAGTTCTTTCGAGACAATATCAATCGGTTTATGAAAATGCGTAGAAAGCGACCCTTGCGATTGTACTTCCGGGCCATCGATCCTTTGGTTCCGACTAGATTTATCAAGGTCTACTACTACGATCTTTATGTAGCAGTAGACAACCATGGGGGCTACGACAAGATGACGTCCGAGTCGTGGAGTAAAGTGAATAGCCAGTTTGGAGTCGCTGCTGACTCAAATCGCATACGAGACGTATACGAAGCCAACTTGCTTCCCTATGCGAGCTATATAGATCataacaacttcaactacCATTTCCCTCAGAGCGATCTGGAAGACGAGTTTGACAATTGCTTAATCTGTGGGAAACACGACAGACCCTCTAGAACTTTGCTCTGCGACAATTGCGACAACCCTTATCATATGGACTGTCTACCTACTCCGCTAGATGACATCCCAAATGGCAATTGGTACTGCGACAAGTGTGTCATCGGAACTGGTGAGTAtggctttgaagaagaggtcGATGTTAAATACACCATCGATGAGTTCGAGAACGAGTGCGAGCAGTTCAAGCAGGAGTTTGAGGAAAAGTATAACCGTGGAGAGCCTCTAACTGTGGATACCATCGAAAAGCGGTTCTGGGACTTTGTAGAAGCGCAGAACTCAGAAATACAAGTCAAGTACGGAGCGGACATTCACAACTTGGTGCCTGGTCAGATCAGTGGATTCCCTATGGAAAATACTCCGGGTATTAATGCTAAGGACCTGGAGTCCCAGAATTATATCAACCATCCTTTCAATCTTACAAGACTTCCATTTGCAAAAGGGTCGTTGCTTAACTACATTAACACGAGCATTTCTGGAATGACGGTACCCTGGATCTACGTTGGCTCTTTACTCTCGACTTTCTGCTGGCATGTAGAAGACCATTACACTCTTTCTGCTAACTACTGTCATATGGGAGCCACTAAGAAATGGTACGGTATCCCATCGTCACAAGCGAATCAGTTCGAGAAATTGATGAGAGAGTCAGCTCCAGATTTGTTCAAGCGTCAGCCGGACTTGTTGCACCAACTTGTGACTTTGATGTCGCCCATGAAGCTAGTGGAAAATGGGATCCGTTGTGTTTACGCTGATCAGAATCCGCGAGAAATGGTGATAACTTATCCTAGAGTGTATCATGCTGGTTTCAACTGTGgattcaacttcaacgaagCTGTCAACTTCACCATGAACTGCTGGCTTGAATTCGGTGAAAGATCTATCAACGATTACCTGTTGATCGGCAAAGAAAATGTGTTTAATCACtacaagttgattgaaaaCATCCTCAAGGCTTTCAACAAACAAAGAGGAAGCATCAGTCGAGAAGAAATTGACGTAGTCAAACGAAGCTTGCTAAGTTTCGAGTCCTATATACTCAAGCAGAATGACCTTCTTTCACAAATCGACAAAACAAAGCTTGTCCAGGAGTACATCCCCAAGAAGTTTTCACCAAgaaagtttgaagaagaacaggCTGGTATTTATTCCACTGAtggtgatgatgaagaggacTTGTGTGATTTGTGTAAAACCCATCTTTCGTATCAGTATTGCATCGTCAACAATAGGAACCATAA TGTTCCTACTGTTGCTGCTACTAGTTCTCCTTCCATTGCGCCAGCATCCACTACTGTTATAAAGCAAGAGCCTACAGAGATCAGAAGAATTACAATTCAACAGCTTCTCACACCAGATTCGTCGCCGTATGAATCAAAGAAAACGTTTGAAGAACTGACTGTAGATGTCGGCAAATTGGCTACTTCAGAAGCTGCTCTCAGTATGTCGAAGTTGAATGAAACAAAGACGGCAGAGACAG gtgatgatgaagacgacgaatCAAAGTTATGCATGATGGAACAATTCGACGAATTGATAAATAACGCAAAGAGAGCAGCTTCGGAAGAATTACAAAATACGGAGTCTGGTCAAAAGAGACGGCACTCTCGTCGTTTACAGGAACTACCAAAGGTTCAagaaataaagaaagagaaagaaggtGTCCAGACAGTTGCTAAACGTCGTTCCTCTAGGCCAACTGGGAAAATGACTGGGAAAATGATGGCTGTGCAACAACGTTCAGAAATCAAGCAGTTGAACGAAAAGGACACCATCAGGCTATGCTTATCGTGCTTTATTAAGACATACGAAAATAGCGATGGAAAGGTACCAGTTCCTGAGGAATCCATTCTTCATTTTGAGAGTTATCCTTCgcaattgaaagaattggTGAAGCTGACAAAGAGAAATATCAAcgaattgttcttgtga